A portion of the Carya illinoinensis cultivar Pawnee chromosome 11, C.illinoinensisPawnee_v1, whole genome shotgun sequence genome contains these proteins:
- the LOC122282554 gene encoding serine/threonine-protein kinase SAPK3-like isoform X1 — MEERYEPMKELGSGNFGVARLVRDKKTKELVAVKCIERGKKIDENVQREIINHRSLRHPNIVRFKEVFLTPTHLAIVMEYAAGGELFERICSAGRFSEDEGRFFFQQLISGVSYCHTMEICHRDLKLENTLLDGSPTPRLKICDFGYSKSALLHSQPKSTVGTPAYIAPEVLQRKEYDGKIADVWSCGVTLYVMLVGAYPFEDPDDPRNFRKTIGRIMSVQYSIPDYVRVSADCRHLLSRIFVANPGKRITIPEIKNHPWFLKNLPKELVEIEKTPGEGAKYDQPIQSVDEIMRIIQDAKIPEEGSKAVGETAAGALDIDDIEADIESEADVSGDYVTAM; from the exons ATGGAGGAGCGATATGAACCAATGAAGGAGCTTGGTTCAGGGAATTTCGGAGTGGCAAGGTTGGTAAGAGATAAGAAGACAAAGGAGCTTGTTGCTGTCAAGTGCATAGAAAGGGGGAAGAAG ATTGATGAGAATGTTCAGAGAGAAATCATTAACCACAGATCTCTGAGGCATCCAAACATTGTCAGGTTCAAAGAG GTTTTTCTGACTCCTACCCATTTAGCTATTGTCATGGAATATGCAGCCGGTGGTGAACTCTTTGAGAGGATATGCAGTGCTGGTCGATTTAGCGAAGATGAG GGCAGATTTTTCTTCCAGCAGCTAATCTCTGGAGTCAGCTACTGTCATACCATG GAAATTTGTCACAGGGATCTTAAACTGGAAAACACACTATTGGATGGGAGTCCAACGCCAAGACTTAAGATTTGTGATTTTGGCTACTCCAAG TCTGCTTTGTTGCACTCGCAACCCAAATCAACAGTTGGAACACCTGCATACATTGCACCAGAGGTTCTCCAACGAAAGGAGTATGATGGAAAG ATTGCAGATGTTTGGTCCTGTGGTGTGACACTATATGTAATGTTGGTGGGAGCATACCCATTTGAGGATCCCGATGACCCTAGAAATTTTCGCAAGACGATTGGA AGAATAATGAGCGTTCAGTACTCCATACCTGACTATGTACGTGTGTCTGCAGACTGCAGGCACCTACTTTCACGTATTTTTGTTGCGAATCCTGGCAAG AGGATCACTATCCCTGAGATAAAAAACCATCCTTGGTTTCTGAAAAACTTGCCAAAAGAGCTTGTAGAAATTGAGAAGACACCAGGTGAGGGAGCAAAATATGACCAACCAATTCAAAGTGTTGATGAAATTATGCGCATCATACAAGATGCAAAGATTCCCGAGGAAGGATCAAAAGCTGTTGGGGAAACCGCTGCTGGGGCATTGGACATTGATGACATAGAGGCTGATATTGAATCTGAAGCCGATGTCAGTGGCGACTATGTCACTGCTATGTGA
- the LOC122282554 gene encoding serine/threonine-protein kinase SAPK1-like isoform X2 produces the protein MEYAAGGELFERICSAGRFSEDEGRFFFQQLISGVSYCHTMEICHRDLKLENTLLDGSPTPRLKICDFGYSKSALLHSQPKSTVGTPAYIAPEVLQRKEYDGKIADVWSCGVTLYVMLVGAYPFEDPDDPRNFRKTIGRIMSVQYSIPDYVRVSADCRHLLSRIFVANPGKRITIPEIKNHPWFLKNLPKELVEIEKTPGEGAKYDQPIQSVDEIMRIIQDAKIPEEGSKAVGETAAGALDIDDIEADIESEADVSGDYVTAM, from the exons ATGGAATATGCAGCCGGTGGTGAACTCTTTGAGAGGATATGCAGTGCTGGTCGATTTAGCGAAGATGAG GGCAGATTTTTCTTCCAGCAGCTAATCTCTGGAGTCAGCTACTGTCATACCATG GAAATTTGTCACAGGGATCTTAAACTGGAAAACACACTATTGGATGGGAGTCCAACGCCAAGACTTAAGATTTGTGATTTTGGCTACTCCAAG TCTGCTTTGTTGCACTCGCAACCCAAATCAACAGTTGGAACACCTGCATACATTGCACCAGAGGTTCTCCAACGAAAGGAGTATGATGGAAAG ATTGCAGATGTTTGGTCCTGTGGTGTGACACTATATGTAATGTTGGTGGGAGCATACCCATTTGAGGATCCCGATGACCCTAGAAATTTTCGCAAGACGATTGGA AGAATAATGAGCGTTCAGTACTCCATACCTGACTATGTACGTGTGTCTGCAGACTGCAGGCACCTACTTTCACGTATTTTTGTTGCGAATCCTGGCAAG AGGATCACTATCCCTGAGATAAAAAACCATCCTTGGTTTCTGAAAAACTTGCCAAAAGAGCTTGTAGAAATTGAGAAGACACCAGGTGAGGGAGCAAAATATGACCAACCAATTCAAAGTGTTGATGAAATTATGCGCATCATACAAGATGCAAAGATTCCCGAGGAAGGATCAAAAGCTGTTGGGGAAACCGCTGCTGGGGCATTGGACATTGATGACATAGAGGCTGATATTGAATCTGAAGCCGATGTCAGTGGCGACTATGTCACTGCTATGTGA